The proteins below are encoded in one region of Naumovozyma castellii chromosome 6, complete genome:
- the GPI11 gene encoding mannose-ethanolamine phosphotransferase GPI11 (ancestral locus Anc_5.320) encodes MATKKRNQVKKKVTFSDDNTMVRQTHRKKNVGHEHPPVYVRKNIMIIPWHLLVLLYWYLYVALDYPTDKLLYALIPTQLLYLIFQFNQYTVYGNKIIKLNVPLVFISMGCTILLSIPALVLIILFGAPFLEKLKESLLLALHCCFLAYPAMYSVFNCDFKVGLWKKYFITIVVGAWLSCVVIPLDWDRPWQAWPVPAIVGSYLGAFVGYTIGSYI; translated from the coding sequence ATGGCTACCAAGAAGAGAAATCAAGTCAAGAAGAAGGTCACTTTTTCTGATGACAACACAATGGTGCGCCAAACTcatagaaagaaaaatgttgGTCACGAACATCCACCAGTATACGTAAGGAAGAATATCATGATTATTCCATGGCATTTATTGGTTTTATTATACTGGTATCTTTATGTTGCACTCGATTATCCCACAGATAAGTTGCTATATGCTTTAATCCCAACccaattattatatttaattttccaattcaatcAGTACACTGTTTACGGGAACAAGATCATCAAACTGAATGTTCCTCTTGTCTTCATCTCAATGGGGTGTACGATACTGTTAAGTATTCCTGCGTTGGTATTGATTATTCTTTTTGGTGCACCATTTCTGGAAAAACTAAAGGAATCATTGCTTCTTGCTCTTCATTGTTGTTTCCTAGCCTATCCAGCCATGTATTCAGTTTTCAACTGTGATTTTAAAGTAGGACTATGGAAAAAGTATTTTATCACTATCGTTGTTGGCGCTTGGTTGAGTTGTGTTGTGATCCCATTAGATTGGGATAGACCTTGGCAAGCATGGCCTGTTCCTGCTATTGTAGGTTCATATTTAGGTGCATTTGTTGGATATACGATTGGTTCTTATATATAG
- the CFT1 gene encoding cleavage/polyadenylation factor CFT1 (ancestral locus Anc_5.319) yields the protein MNIYEDVLTATVVSHSITGHFTSTSQRELIIVRTNIISVYNTTDDGKLNLVEEFNLNAKITDIALIPQEKSPLSCLVIASGVAKISIVRFDAVTNSLETLSLHYYEDKLSDISLVTLAKTSKLRVDPMNRALLLFNNDSIALLPLFSGNHEDEDEDDEEDDYDVTRGEVTTKRSKKNEKHVGQSKIFHVKELHQELQNVLDIQFLNDFTKPTLAVLYQPKLTWVGNTELNPQPTSFMIFTLNLRTNELETAFDVVIIATLHDLSWDWFQLLPISRGCVVMGNNEMAYIDNTGVLQSIIHLNSFADKSLQRARIIDETELEVFFNEKVTYFWSASTDKKNIDDETLLIIDASANLYYVRLEAEGRLLTKFDLIKLPIVNDALKDTSNPTCVARVDPNSSNSSMDLFIGYLSGDSLVVRLNNLKSAIETREEHKESKQIFTGYDDDDDDEDNLYSDDESKEKIDEELPDNKQLIQTVQPFDIEQLTSLRNIGPITSLVAGKVTSVDPNVKGLQNPNSNEYSMVATSGSGTGSHLTAIQPSVQPLVELALKFISVTQIWKLKMKNKDKYLVTTDSTKSKSDIYEIDNKFALHKEGRLRRDATTIHISMFGEGTRIVQVTTNHLYLFDTDFRRLTAIKFDFEVVHVSVMDPYILITVLRGDIKIYELDALQKRKLFRVDLPEILKEMVVTSGVILKSNMCNEYLHGHEDSEEEQLLFTFVTADNQIIFFLREHNDRIFQLCGVDQLKEGLFISTYQLPEEVVPDPSIKQVMINKLGHNNKEEYLTILTFGGEIYQYKKSRTRHSCFFKNTGSTGMCITGAPDNAYAKGVSSIERIMHYIPDYSGYSVIFLTGSVPYIIMREDDSSPKIFRFANLSIVSLAQWGKNSVMAVDDIKNARVYSLDNKDSYYGNSLPLKKIKISDSLEDFMTLTKITYHEKSQLFLVSYAKEREYEALGEDGEIIVGSNDQVPHAKSFQSGILLINPRTWNVIDRVDFEVNSIISDMRSMLIQLDSKSRKKREYIVAGITFIGTEDLPSTGAFHIYDLTEVIPEPGKPDTNFKLKEIFKEDIRGSVNSVCDISGRFLINQSQKIMVRDVQEDNSVVPVAFYDTPIFVSDAKSFGNFLILGDSMQGFQFLGFDAEPYRMIPLGRSVSSFETVSVEFLINAGEINFAITDREDILHVLKYAPDEPNTLSGQKLVHCSSFNLYSSNTCMLMLPRNDEFETSDKAPPKFQAIGGQVDGGIFKIIPLKEDTYRRLYVVQQQIIDKEVQLGGLNPRMERLDNDFYQLTHVMRPMIDFNIIRRFSELSIERRTHFAQKAGRRAHFDIWRDIINVEYSLRSLCGSK from the coding sequence atgaatatttatgaGGACGTGCTGACCGCCACGGTGGTATCACATTCAATAACGGGTCATTTTACTTCTACTTCACAACGAGAATTGATTATCGTAAGAACGAACATCATATCTGTGTACAATACTACGGATGATGGGAAGTTGAATCTGGTAGAAGAGTTTAATTTGAATGCCAAAATTACAGATATCGCTTTAATACCACAGGAAAAATCTCCCTTGAGTTGTTTAGTAATAGCTAGCGGAGTGGCCAAGATATCAATAGTACGATTCGATGCTGTAACGAATTCCTTAGAGACATTGAGTTTGCATTACTATGAAGATAAATTGAGCGATATTTCATTGGTTACATTGGCAAAGACTTCAAAATTAAGGGTAGACCCGATGAACAGAGCACTACTActctttaataatgatagtATCGCCTTGTTACCGTTATTCTCGGGTAATcatgaagatgaagatgaagatgatgaagaagacgaTTATGATGTTACCCGAGGCGAAGTAACAACCAAGCGATCTAAGAAGAATGAGAAACATGTTGGTCAatccaaaatatttcatgTCAAAGAATTACATCAAGAATTACAAAACGTGTTAGATattcaattcttaaatGATTTCACTAAACCAACTTTGGCTGTTCTCTATCAACCCAAGTTAACATGGGTAGGAAATACCGAATTGAATCCGCAACCAACAAGTTTTATGATTTTCACTTTAAATTTGAGGACAAACGAACTAGAAACAGCATTTGATGTTGTTATAATAGCAACATTACATGATTTAAGTTGGGATTGGTTCCAGTTACTTCCAATCTCTAGAGGGTGTGTAGTCATGGGGAATAACGAAATGGCATATATAGATAATACAGGTGTCTTGCAATCTATAATTCATTTAAACTCCTTTGCTGATAAGTCGTTGCAAAGAGCTAGAATAATTGATGAAACAGAGTTGGAagtattcttcaatgagAAAGTAACCTATTTCTGGTCCGCGTCTACagacaagaaaaatattgatgatgagaCCCTTCTTATTATTGATGCTTCTGCCAATTTGTACTATGTTCGTTTAGAAGCAGAAGGTAGACTTTTGACCAAATTCGATCTAATTAAACTACCAATTGTTAATGATGCATTGAAGGATACATCTAATCCAACATGTGTCGCTCGGGTCGATCCAAATAGTTCGAATAGTTCAATGgatttatttattggatACCTATCTGGTGATTCTTTGGTTGTTAGACtaaacaatttgaaatctgcAATAGAAACTAGAGAGGAACATAAAGAATCGAAACAAATTTTTACTGGATATGATGACGACGATGACGACGAAGATAACTTATACTCCGATGACGAgtccaaagaaaaaattgatgagGAACTTCCGGATAATAAACAGTTAATCCAAACTGTTCAACCATTCGACATTGAACAATTGACATCTCTCAGAAATATTGGTCCGATTACATCTTTAGTTGCAGGTAAAGTAACTTCCGTAGACCCAAATGTGAAAGGATTACAAAACCCAAACTCCAATGAATATTCAATGGTAGCCACTTCCGGCTCAGGAACAGGCTCACACTTAACGGCGATTCAACCAAGTGTACAACCATTGGTTGAGTTagctttgaaatttattagtGTGACtcaaatttggaaattaaagatgaaaaataagGATAAATATTTAGTAACCACAGACTCTACAAAATCCAAAAGTGACatttatgaaattgataataaatttgcATTGCATAAAGAAGGACGATTGAGAAGAGATGCAACTACCATTCATATATCGATGTTCGGTGAAGGCACAAGAATAGTTCAGGTTACTACAAATCATTTGTACCTCTTCGACACCGATTTCAGAAGGCTGACCGCTATAAAGTTCGATTTTGAAGTTGTACATGTTTCAGTAATGGATCCATATATTCTGATTACCGTACTACGAGGTGATATTAAAATTTATGAGTTAGATGCCCTtcaaaagagaaaattaTTTAGGGTAGATTTGCCAGAGATATTAAAAGAAATGGTGGTGACATCTGGTGTAATTTTGAAGAGTAACATGTGCAACGAATATTTGCATGGTCATGAAGATTCAGAAGAAGAGCAACTGCTATTCACTTTTGTTACTGCCGacaatcaaataatattctttttaagGGAACATAACGATCGTATTTTCCAGCTTTGTGGCGTAGATCAATTAAAAGAAGGCTTATTCATAAGTACGTACCAATTACCTGAAGAGGTTGTTCCAGATCCCTCAATAAAACAAGTGATGATTAATAAGCTAGGccataataataaagaagaatatttaacaATTCTGACATTTGGTGGTGAAATTTACCAATACAAAAAGTCCAGGACTAGACACagttgtttcttcaaaaatacTGGGTCCACTGGGATGTGCATTACTGGTGCACCTGATAACGCTTATGCAAAAGGTGTTAgctcaattgaaagaattatgCACTACATTCCAGATTACAGTGGATATTCTGTCATATTTTTAACAGGTAGTGTACCATATATTATAATGAGAGAAGATGATTCTTCGccaaaaattttcagatttgCCAATCTTTCCATTGTGTCACTAGCACAATGGGGCAAGAACTCGGTAATGGCCGTCGATGATATAAAGAATGCAAGAGTTTACAGTCTTGATAATAAAGACAGCTATTACGGTAACAGCTTacctttgaagaaaattaagaTTAGTGACTCCTTGGAGGATTTCATGACACTAACGAAAATTACCTATCACGAAAAGTCGCAATTATTTTTAGTGTCTTATGCAAAGGAACGTGAATATGAAGCATTAGGTGAAGATGGAGAAATAATTGTTGGTAGCAATGACCAAGTTCCGCACGCAAAAAGTTTCCAGAGCGGTATCCTTCTAATCAACCCACGAACATGGAATGTAATAGATAGAGTTGATTTTGAGGTAAATTCTATAATAAGTGATATGAGGTCTATGCTTATACAACttgattcaaaatcacGTAAGAAAAGAGAATACATTGTTGCTGGAATAACATTCATCGGTACCGAAGATCTACCATCTACTGGGGCCTTCCATATATATGATTTAACTGAAGTAATCCCCGAACCAGGTAAACCAGATActaattttaaattgaaagaaatctTCAAGGAAGACATTCGTGGAAGTGTAAATTCAGTTTGCGATATAAGTGGCAGATTTTTGATCAACCAAAGTCAGAAAATAATGGTGAGAGATGTTCAGGAGGATAACTCCGTCGTACCTGTGGCATTTTACGACACACCAATTTTTGTTTCAGATGCCAAAAGTTTTGGAAATTTCCTGATACTTGGTGATTCTATGCAAGGGTTTCAATTCCTTGGGTTTGATGCTGAACCCTACCGAATGATTCCATTAGGTAGGAGTGTGTCCTCATTCGAAACTGTTTCTGTCGAATTTCTAATAAATGCTGGCGAAATAAATTTTGCCATTACAGATCGTGAGGACATCTTACATGTCTTGAAATATGCGCCAGATGAACCGAATACCCTTTCAGGTCAGAAATTAGTTCATTGTTCCAGTTTTAATCTGTATTCAAGCAATACATGTATGCTAATGTTACCTagaaatgatgaatttgaaacatcAGATAAAGCCCCACCGAAATTTCAAGCTATTGGTGGTCAAGTTGATGGCGGGATCTTCAAGattattccattgaaagaagatACTTACAGACGTTTATATGTGGTTCAACAACAGATTATCGATAAGGAGGTTCAATTAGGAGGTTTAAACCCAAGAATGGAAAGGCTGGATAATGACTTTTATCAGCTGACTCACGTCATGAGACCAATGATAGACTTCAACATCATAAGAAGGTTCAGTGAACTCTCAATTGAAAGGAGGACACATTTTGCCCAAAAAGCTGGCAGAAGAGCTCATTTTGACATATGGAGAGATATAATTAACGTGGAATACTCCTTAAGGTCGTTGTGTGGGAGCAAATAG
- the RSC3 gene encoding Rsc3p (ancestral locus Anc_5.322): MDIRGRKMRKPPACVQCRKRKIGCDRVKPICGNCRKTNKGDCFFPDIPGRYVPAHSKGPSKLLSTPTPSQYSRDNSSAILHHNPELASLEQIREYNTRLQLLNNEEMRNSPTPQELAQFIPRSVPGLEGKAVSSVNDNALDLNWIQGPAIFDQMTTPYTQEEVVMKEIDFLKSRLLELEEITGKKIPELNLSWKDISKYHGFNDEDDTNEELNNQKKRKFDEQQEEDENDDLELNTLYEKIDEFRDLDPEFLDFNQVFSIFEKDPNNNCSFPDKPNAIFTSNFLVNRDFFLQQFYDVFNSIVSNKFKERKEEWEQKLHTLSSISLKTEDQLKFPTRDWTIQLINRYTSTVIESISLIPILNQNALLSYVEEAFANGSVFVTDKLELDVLLKLGELTILLLLTYESLVDTVLISFQDSQVQEFKQLKSFVPTLISNLQAIKIEIQKRSISSKSVEVLNFYALAKFYQSVTSYDLANINNMVDFDEDVHLAFQLSLNHENKDEHSIMIWNFIYKAYCWRHLFKGEVPFLTQGRKLNSAPIIDPLLTIDFPFLNLDSDLVRYLQTKDRLISLQKVVDFNELYKVKYTELQRKATSLPSMIDNTVNCLIYRNTTVFLMYYLLLQYEKLNQDEKFIEIYKEFLQLIQETLFYIFSNLANLRFAGHEFMFTNKAFVTLEHVAELLLGLHQRSFFAFSAVDVTINDSIKLETKHHSEAIGVILKKTLMLLQDYSKNCKATNPSVRKVISKLTTILEYVALCESGANNEIVNKIKSNLLGKTNAFEKMDPSTLSKNIVKLNAISESLIKSDFYSTRKHFQAKNPGTFGLTNESFNSIYGSFYG, encoded by the coding sequence ATGGATATTCGCGGTAGGAAAATGAGAAAACCTCCTGCTTGTGTTCAATGTCGTAAAAGAAAGATCGGTTGTGACCGTGTCAAGCCCATCTGTGGTAATTGTAGGAAGACCAACAAGGGAGACTGTTTTTTTCCTGATATTCCTGGAAGATACGTCCCAGCACATTCCAAGGGGCCTTCCAAATTGTTGAGTACCCCTACTCCTTCTCAATATTCAAGAGATAATAGTTCCGCCATATTACACCATAATCCAGAATTAGCCTCATTGGAACAAATTAGAGAATATAATACGAGATTACAATTGTTAAATAACGAGGAAATGAGGAATTCCCCAACTCCGCAAGAATTGGCTCAATTTATTCCAAGATCTGTGCCGGGATTGGAGGGCAAGGCAGTTAGTTCTGTCAATGATAATGCTTTAGATTTAAATTGGATTCAAGGACCTGCTATCTTTGATCAAATGACTACTCCTTATActcaagaagaagttgttatgaaggaaattgatttcttaaaatcaagattattggaattggaagagATCAcaggaaagaaaattccAGAATTAAATCTATCATGGAAGGATATTAGTAAATATCACGGTTTcaacgatgaagatgacactaatgaagaattgaataatcaaaaaaagagaaaatttgatgaacaacaagaagaagatgaaaatgatgatttagaATTGAATACTTTATACGAAaagattgatgaatttaGAGATTTGGATCCagaatttttggattttaaTCAagttttttcaatctttgaaaaggaccctaataataattgttctttCCCAGATAAACCCAATGCCATCTTCacttcaaatttcttggtTAACCGTGATTTTTTCTTACAACAGTTTTATGATGTGTTCAATAGCATCgtatcaaataaatttaagGAAAGGAAGGAAGAATGGGAACAAAAATTACATactctttcttcaattagTCTCAAGACTGAAGACCAATTAAAATTCCCAACACGTGATTGGACAATCCAACTAATTAACAGGTATACAAGTACCGTGATAGAATCCATATCGTTAATTCCAATCCTCAACCAAAATGCATTATTGTCGTATGTGGAGGAAGCATTTGCTAATGGATCCGTTTTCGTTACTGATAAGTTAGAATTAGAcgtattattaaaattggGTGAATTGACCATTCTTCTCTTACTGACTTATGAGTCTCTAGTGGACACAGTATTAATCTCCTTCCAAGACTCACAAGTGCAAGAATTCAAACAATTGAAGTCTTTCGTCCCCACATTAATATCCAATTTACAGGCCATTAAAATTGAGATACAAAAACGTAGTATTTCCTCAAAATCAGTAGAAGTTCTAAATTTCTATGCTCTGGCTAAATTCTATCAATCAGTCACATCATATGATTTAGCTAATATTAATAACATGgttgattttgatgaagatgtcCATTTAGCATTCCAACTTTCTTTAAATcatgaaaataaagatgaacATTCTATcatgatttggaattttaTCTATAAAGCTTATTGTTGGAGACATTTATTTAAGGGAGAAGTTCCATTTTTAACACAAGGTAGAAAATTAAACTCAGCGCCAATAATTGATCCTCTATTGACTATCGATTTCCCctttttaaatttagaTTCTGATTTGGTTCGTTATCTTCAAACTAAAGACCGTCTAATTTCATTGCAAAAGGTGGTAGATTTTAATGAACTATACAAGGTCAAGTATAcagaattacaaagaaaaGCCACATCCTTACCTTCCATGATCGATAATACGGTTAACTGTTTAATATACCGTAATACTACTGTATTCCTAATGTATTACTTGCTTCTACaatatgaaaaattaaatcaagatgagaaatttattgaaatctATAAAGAGTTCCTAcaattgattcaagaaaCCCTCTTTTacatattttccaatttggcTAACTTGAGATTTGCTGGACACGAATTCATGTTTACCAATAAGGCATTTGTCACATTAGAACATGTCGCAGAACTACTACTCGGATTACATCAACGATCATTTTTCGCTTTTAGTGCCGTTGACGTAACCATAAATGATTCTATTAAACTGGAGACGAAGCACCATTCAGAGGCTATTGGGGtcattttgaagaagacaTTGATGCTATTACAAGATTATTCTAAAAATTGTAAAGCAACAAACCCATCAGTAAGAAAGGTTATTTCTAAATTAACTACAATCTTGGAATATGTGGCATTATGTGAATCAGGGgccaataatgaaattgtaaataaaataaaatccAACCTCCTTGGTAAAACAAATGCTTTTGAAAAGATGGATCCATCAACACTATCTAAGAATATTGTCAAGTTGAATGCCATTTCTGAGTCTCTAATCAAATCAGATTTCTACTCTACGAGGAAACATTTCCAGGCAAAGAATCCTGGGACTTTTGGATTGAcaaatgaatcatttaATAGCATATATGGATCATTTTATGGATAG
- the CPR5 gene encoding peptidylprolyl isomerase family protein CPR5 (ancestral locus Anc_5.323) encodes MQGIVLGVAYVLFQAAKALSRTSNTPVITHRVYFDIAYAGKELGRVEMGLYGVDVPTTVENFYELTISEDPTMGYLESIFYHVNPGSDIYGGDFIKGDGTGGKSIFGESFPRENFQLKHDRGGLLSMIKRGDGTNDSQFCISIKKNKKLDGKNVVFGEVLNGMNVVEYISKVPIDRRGKPLNEVKIVSCGELETVPIKQEEALRMHEKLEEEVKDREESFNHDEL; translated from the coding sequence ATGCAAGGTATAGTATTAGGGGTAGCATATGTGCTCTTTCAAGCAGCTAAAGCGTTATCCAGAACATCTAACACACCTGTCATTACACATCGTGTGTATTTTGATATAGCATATGCAGGAAAAGAACTGGGTCGAGTAGAAATGGGCTTATATGGTGTGGATGTACCAACTACAGTGGAAAACTTTTATGAATTGACCATCTCTGAAGACCCAACGATGGGGTATCTAGAAAGCATATTTTACCATGTGAACCCAGGTTCAGACATTTATGGTGGCGATTTTATTAAGGGGGATGGTACCGGTGGTAAGTCCATATTTGGAGAATCATTTCCCAGAGAGAACTTTCAACTAAAACATGATAGAGGGGGGTTGCTATCCATGATTAAGCGTGGTGATGGAACCAACGATTCCCAGTTTTGTATTTCcataaagaagaataaaaagCTGGATGGGAAAAACGTTGTATTTGGAGAAGTGCTTAATGGAATGAACGTGGTCGAATACATCTCAAAAGTCCCCATTGATAGAAGGGGGAAACCTTTGAATGAGGTCAAGATTGTTTCCTGTGGTGAATTGGAGACAGTTCCTATCAAGCAGGAAGAAGCACTACGAATGCATGAAAAACTGGAAGAAGAGGTTAAAGACCGTGAAGAGTCCTTTAATCATGATGAGTTATGA